The sequence AACTCGGTAGTGGGTGGTTTGCGGAAGCCCCGGGAGGACTGGAGCGGGTCTATGAAGCCCTGTGCCGTTATCTGCCGGCGACCGGCGTGCATTGCCAGGGGGTGGTGATGGGCTCGGAGGCAGTAGCCCGGACTACAGAGGGAAAATTTGTGGCGGCAGCGCCTCCGGAAGCTCCACTCTGGAGGCGATGGCAGGGTGTGCGCCGGGCCGTCCGGCAACTCCGTCGTGACAGACCGTGGGACCTAGTGGCTGCTCACTTTGCCCTGTACACTTTCCCGGTGCTGGATCTGGTGCAGGATCTGCCGCTGGTGGTCCACTTCCATGGGCCCTGGGCCTGGGAAGGACGCGAGGAGGCCCGGCGAGGCGTTCAGGTGGCGGTCAAAGCCTGGCTGGAGCGGACGGTTTACCGGCAGGCAGTGCGTTGCATTGTGCTGTCTGAGGCATTTGGGCATGAGCTAGTAAGACGCTACGGTGTGGCACCGGAGCGCGTTCGCATAGTCCCGGGTGGGGTCGAAGCCTCGCGCTTTGCGCTGGACTGCTCCCGGCAGGAAGCCCGTGCGAAGCTGGGATGGCCTGCGGATCGCCCCATTGTGCTCAGCGTGCGGCGCCTGGTGCGACGGATGGGGTTAGAGCGGTTGATCACTGCGATGACTGCCGTGCGGCAGCGCATTCCCGAAGTCCTGCTGTTGATTGCCGGACGCGGACCGCTGGCCCAGGCATTGGAGGCGCAGATCAAAGCGCTGGAGTTGCAACAACACGTGCGTCTGCTGGGATTTGTCTCGGACGATCAGCTCCCGCTGGCTTACCGCGCAGCCGACCTGACCATCGTGCCAACCATTGCGCTTGAGGGCTTCGGGCTTATTACGCTGGAATCACTGGCCGCGGGTACCCCGGTGCTCGTAACTCCGGTCGGTGGGTTGCCTGAGGCAGTGCGGGGACTCTCAGAATCCCTGGTGCTGGACGACACCACCCCGGAAGCTCTGGCAGCTGGCCTGATCGAAGCACTGACAGGACGACGCGTATTGCCATCGGCCGAGGCCTGCCAGGCGCACGTGCGCGCGCACTACGACTGGCCTGTGATCGCGCAGCAGGTAAAAGGGGTGTATGCAGAGGCGTTACGGGAGGGCGCGTAAGCCCCTGGCCAATAAATTAAGGCCCGGACTGTGAGGCCCGGGCCAGAATAGCCAGGCAGTAGGCCGTCAATATGCCAGCAAATCGCGCGCGGCCTGCAAGATGTCTTCATCCTGGGGCAGGACCGCGCTTTCCAGCGGGTCTGCAAACGGAATGGGCGTGAAAGCGCCGGCCACGCGCTGCACCGGAGCGTCCAGGTATTCAAAGGCCCGGGCTGCAATCTGAGCCGCAATTTCAGCGCCAAAGCCGGCAAATTCGTGGTCTTCGTAGACGACCAGGACCCGGTTGGTCTTCTGAACGGAGGCTAAAATGGTATCTATGTCCAGCGGAATGATGGTGCGAATATCAATGATTTCGATAGAAACCCCGTCTTCGCGGGCGAGGCGACGGGCTACGTTGACCGATTTGTGCACCATCATGCCATAGGTGACAATGGTCAGGTCGCGGCCTTCCTGAACGACGCGGGCTTTGCCAAACGGAAGCAGATAGTCCGCGTCTGGCTCTGGCGTGCGCGCAGCGGCGGCCCGGTAGAGCGCTTTGTGCTCCAGGAAAAGCACGGGATCGCGCATGCGAATGGCGGTTTTGAGCAGCCCCTTGGCATCGGCAGCGTTCGAGGGCAGGGCAATCTTATAGCCGGGCATATGGCCAAAGATGCCCTCGATATTCTGGGAATGGCACAGGCCGCCGTGGATGTAACCGCCGCAGGGGACGCGGATAACGAGCGGGCATTCCCAGGCGTTGTTTGAACGATACCGGAAGGGGGCCACCTGGTTGCGCAGTTGCTGCATGGCCGGCCAGATGTAGTCGGCAAACTGAATTTCCACGACGGGCTTGAAGCCACAGGCTGCCAGGCCTACAGCCGTTCCAATGATAGACGCTTCGGCCAGAGGAGAGTTGAAGCAACGATCGAAGCCGAACCGTTCGGAAAGCCCGCGCGTGGCCGTAAACACGCCCCCTTTGGGATCAGCCACGTCTTCGCCATAGACGATCACGCGCTCGTCGCGCTCCATTTCTTCATGGAGCGCATGGTTGATGGCATCCACCATAACGACTGGCGGACCTGAAGGCGTGCTCTTTTCATATTCCAGGTCGAGCGTGCCTTCAAAGTATACGTAGCGCGTAGCGGTGTCGGGGTCTGGATCCGGCTGTTGTTCAGCCCAGCGCGCGGCCTCATCGACCTGGTGGCGCACTTCCCTGCGGATTTCTTCGATCTGCTCTGGCTGAAGCAAGCCGGCCTGTTGCAGCGTCTGTTCCAGGCGCAGGATCGGGTCAAGCTGGCGGTCTTTTTCCAGCTCTTCCGGCAGGCGGTATTTGGCGTGGTTGTCCGAGGAAGAGTGCGGCAGCAGACGGACGACGTCGGCAACCAGCAAGACGGGCCCCTTGCCGGCGCGAATGTATTCGATGGCTGCCCGGGCCGCTGCATAGGCTTTGAAAAAGTCGGTGCCGTCCACGTGAATGCGAGCCAGTCCCTCGTAGCCGGCGCCCAGCTTGTAGGGGTTGCCGCCGGCGGTTTGCTGTTCGATCGGGACAGAAATGGCGTAGCGGTTATTCTGAATGAAGTACAGTACCGGGGCTTTGGCGCGGGCAGCCCAGTTTAGCGCTTCGTGGAAGGCGCCCTGCGATGTAGCACCTTCTCCGGCCGAGCAGTAGACGTAGGCGTTTTCTCCGCGGCGCTGGACGCCCATGGCCGTGCCGAGGGCCGGCAGAAACTGGGCACCTACTGAAGAAGAGGGGGTTACGATGTGTTTGGCGCGGTCGCTGTAATGCGAGGGCATCTGGCGGCCGCCGGAGTTGGGATCGTCGGCTTTGGCCAGATGGGCCAGCAGGGCATCTTCGGGGCGATTGCCCAGCATCAGGTACATGCACAGGTCCCGGTAGTACATCCAGAACCAGTCGAAGCCCGGTCTGGAAAGTAAGCCAATGGCAGCTTGCGCGGCTTCATGGCCAGAGCCCCCGATATGGAAGAAGCCTTTGCCCTGCTTGAGCAGGGTCAGCATTTTTTCGTCCAGCCGTCGCGCCAGCAGCATGGTGCGATAGACGCGAAGCAGCGTGTCGCGGTCAAAGTCGGCCGGACTTACGGGCTGGATATCCAGGTCGCCTTCGTAAGCCAGAACAGGAAGCTCGGCGACCTGCTGGCCGTTGCCTCCAGAATTTGGAAGCGCTTTTTCAAGGGTATGAGTCGTTTTCTTTTTCCGCGGCATTGTTCTCACGGATTGATGTACCACTACAGGGCTGCAGGGGCAGCCAGCTCCCAAAGCAAACGTGTGGGATATTGTGCACGTTCCACCTACACGCCGGACGAACCGAAGCTGGCTGCCTTAATTTACGAAGAAGCTGCGGCCGACGCTTCAGGCGCTGACCGCTTCGTCTGCCGCTGCGTAGGGCAGCTCAAACCAGAAGCGACTGCCTCGGCCGACAGTGCTTTCGACGTGGATCGCTTCGCCGTGGGCCTGCAGGATCTGCTTGACGATACTCAATCCCAGGCCTGTGCCGCCACTGCGGCGTGAGCGATCGGGATCGACGCGATAGAAACGTTCAAAGATACGATCCAGGTGCTCTTCGGGAATGCCCCGTCCTGTATCCACTACTTCTACATGCACTTTGTCGCGTCGCCGCCGGATCCGGCATCGTATGTAGCCTTCGTCGGTGTAGGAAATGGCGTTGTCGATCAGGTTGGTCAGGACCTGCCGGATGCGCTCGCGGTCGGCCCGCACAAAGACCGGATCGTTTTCGGCCTGAATGATCAGGCCTTTTTCTTCGGCTTTAGGCCGCAGCATATCGACTACTTCCTCAACGACCTCCTGCAGGTTGAACACCGAGGGGTGGATCAGATCGGCCCGGTACT comes from Rhodothermus profundi and encodes:
- a CDS encoding glycosyltransferase family 4 protein — translated: MNVLQLGSGWFAEAPGGLERVYEALCRYLPATGVHCQGVVMGSEAVARTTEGKFVAAAPPEAPLWRRWQGVRRAVRQLRRDRPWDLVAAHFALYTFPVLDLVQDLPLVVHFHGPWAWEGREEARRGVQVAVKAWLERTVYRQAVRCIVLSEAFGHELVRRYGVAPERVRIVPGGVEASRFALDCSRQEARAKLGWPADRPIVLSVRRLVRRMGLERLITAMTAVRQRIPEVLLLIAGRGPLAQALEAQIKALELQQHVRLLGFVSDDQLPLAYRAADLTIVPTIALEGFGLITLESLAAGTPVLVTPVGGLPEAVRGLSESLVLDDTTPEALAAGLIEALTGRRVLPSAEACQAHVRAHYDWPVIAQQVKGVYAEALREGA
- a CDS encoding alpha-ketoacid dehydrogenase subunit alpha/beta is translated as MPRKKKTTHTLEKALPNSGGNGQQVAELPVLAYEGDLDIQPVSPADFDRDTLLRVYRTMLLARRLDEKMLTLLKQGKGFFHIGGSGHEAAQAAIGLLSRPGFDWFWMYYRDLCMYLMLGNRPEDALLAHLAKADDPNSGGRQMPSHYSDRAKHIVTPSSSVGAQFLPALGTAMGVQRRGENAYVYCSAGEGATSQGAFHEALNWAARAKAPVLYFIQNNRYAISVPIEQQTAGGNPYKLGAGYEGLARIHVDGTDFFKAYAAARAAIEYIRAGKGPVLLVADVVRLLPHSSSDNHAKYRLPEELEKDRQLDPILRLEQTLQQAGLLQPEQIEEIRREVRHQVDEAARWAEQQPDPDPDTATRYVYFEGTLDLEYEKSTPSGPPVVMVDAINHALHEEMERDERVIVYGEDVADPKGGVFTATRGLSERFGFDRCFNSPLAEASIIGTAVGLAACGFKPVVEIQFADYIWPAMQQLRNQVAPFRYRSNNAWECPLVIRVPCGGYIHGGLCHSQNIEGIFGHMPGYKIALPSNAADAKGLLKTAIRMRDPVLFLEHKALYRAAAARTPEPDADYLLPFGKARVVQEGRDLTIVTYGMMVHKSVNVARRLAREDGVSIEIIDIRTIIPLDIDTILASVQKTNRVLVVYEDHEFAGFGAEIAAQIAARAFEYLDAPVQRVAGAFTPIPFADPLESAVLPQDEDILQAARDLLAY